The proteins below are encoded in one region of Amycolatopsis acidiphila:
- a CDS encoding CaiB/BaiF CoA transferase family protein, whose translation MSGPLAGIRVIDLSTVVMGPYAAQILGDLGADVIKIESPGDTARVGTYQRTPGMTALALAVNRNKRSVALNLKDEEQRAQALRLIDGADALITNMRPGALARLGLTYEHVAERNPKLVYAHAQGFRGDSPLAGNAAYDETIQASSGLVDLTNRAVGKPVYLPTIIGDKVSALTIAYSVLAALLHQQKTGEGQYVEIPMTDTMIAFNLVEHLAGRTFEPPTGATGFALSMSEGHQAVPTKDGLACVIPYNPQNFRDFFTAAGRPDLADDPRVNGDAIDRADTGALNALIAECAPELTTEEWAEVCAKHSIPFAPVLELDHAEEDPYVAAGGLIQRVAHPSEGPIKTVGIPVRFSATPAAIRRLPSLPGQDTEEVLKELDA comes from the coding sequence ATGAGTGGCCCCTTGGCCGGAATCCGGGTCATCGATCTGTCGACCGTGGTGATGGGCCCGTACGCCGCACAGATCCTGGGGGACCTGGGCGCCGACGTCATCAAGATCGAGTCACCGGGTGACACCGCGCGGGTCGGGACCTACCAGCGCACCCCGGGCATGACCGCCCTGGCGCTGGCGGTCAACCGCAACAAGCGCAGCGTCGCCCTCAACCTCAAGGACGAGGAGCAGCGCGCGCAGGCACTGCGGCTGATCGACGGCGCGGACGCGCTGATCACGAACATGCGCCCCGGCGCGCTCGCGCGCCTCGGGCTGACCTACGAGCACGTCGCCGAGCGCAACCCCAAGCTGGTCTACGCGCACGCCCAGGGCTTCCGCGGCGACTCGCCGCTGGCCGGCAACGCCGCGTACGACGAGACGATCCAGGCCTCTTCGGGCCTGGTCGACCTGACCAACCGCGCCGTGGGCAAGCCCGTGTACCTTCCGACCATCATCGGCGACAAGGTCTCCGCCCTGACCATCGCGTACTCGGTGCTCGCGGCGCTGCTGCACCAGCAGAAGACCGGCGAGGGCCAGTACGTCGAGATCCCGATGACCGACACGATGATCGCGTTCAACCTGGTCGAGCACCTGGCCGGGCGCACCTTCGAGCCGCCGACGGGAGCAACCGGGTTCGCCCTGTCGATGAGCGAGGGGCACCAGGCGGTGCCGACCAAGGACGGCCTGGCCTGCGTGATCCCGTACAACCCGCAGAACTTCCGCGACTTCTTCACCGCCGCGGGGCGCCCTGACCTGGCCGACGACCCGCGGGTGAACGGCGACGCCATCGACCGGGCCGACACCGGCGCACTCAACGCGCTGATCGCGGAGTGCGCGCCCGAGTTGACCACCGAGGAGTGGGCCGAGGTCTGCGCCAAGCACAGCATTCCGTTCGCACCGGTGCTCGAACTGGATCACGCGGAAGAGGACCCCTACGTCGCGGCTGGAGGGCTGATCCAGCGGGTAGCACACCCGAGTGAAGGGCCGATCAAGACGGTCGGCATCCCGGTGCGGTTCTCCGCGACCCCGGCCGCCATCCGGCGGCTGCCGTCGCTGCCCGGCCAGGACACCGAAGAAGTGCTGAAGGAGCTGGACGCATGA
- a CDS encoding acetoacetate decarboxylase, with product MKAEDVRRRLSTPLTGPAFPPMSPRFTDREYLNIVYRTDPEALRAVVPEPLEIGEPLVRFEVMRMGDVTGYGPYTEAGQAIPVSFEGERGEYLHAMYLDNFAATASGREVSAYPKTTGSPRLYVDHGALVGTLDYGSLRVATATMGYQHRALDLDEARAQITVPTFMLKIVPGYTGRPRVSELVRTEITDVTVKQAWTGPARLQLFEHVLAPLADLPVRQIVSASHILTDLTLAPVRPVHDYLKETS from the coding sequence ATGAAGGCCGAAGACGTCCGACGCCGGCTGTCCACGCCGCTGACCGGCCCGGCGTTCCCGCCGATGAGCCCGCGGTTCACCGATCGCGAGTACCTCAACATCGTCTACCGGACCGATCCCGAGGCGCTGCGGGCCGTCGTGCCGGAGCCGCTGGAGATCGGCGAGCCGCTGGTGCGCTTCGAGGTGATGCGGATGGGCGACGTCACCGGCTACGGCCCGTACACCGAGGCCGGGCAGGCGATCCCGGTGAGCTTCGAGGGCGAGCGGGGCGAGTACCTGCACGCGATGTACCTCGACAACTTCGCCGCGACCGCCTCCGGCCGGGAGGTCAGCGCGTACCCGAAGACCACCGGCTCGCCGCGGCTCTACGTCGACCACGGCGCGCTCGTCGGCACCCTGGACTACGGCAGCCTCCGCGTCGCGACCGCGACCATGGGCTACCAGCACCGCGCGCTCGACCTCGACGAGGCCCGCGCGCAGATCACCGTGCCCACGTTCATGCTCAAGATCGTCCCCGGCTACACCGGCAGGCCACGGGTGTCCGAGCTGGTCCGCACCGAGATCACCGACGTCACCGTGAAGCAGGCCTGGACCGGGCCGGCGCGGCTGCAGCTGTTCGAGCACGTGCTCGCCCCGCTCGCCGACCTGCCGGTGCGTCAGATCGTGTCGGCCAGCCACATCCTGACCGACCTCACCCTCGCGCCGGTGCGCCCGGTGCACGACTACCTGAAGGAAACGTCATGA
- a CDS encoding 3-hydroxyacyl-CoA dehydrogenase NAD-binding domain-containing protein has product MKIAVIGAGTIGLSWTKLFADHGHDVRVSDPRADLADVLREFDPARVRAAADLADAVRDADVVQENGPENLEFKKDLFATLVEQAPRHALLLSSSSAIPAGAFAPADGERVLIGHPFNPPHVLPLVEVVPSERTSEDSVRRAVEFYRSLGRTPVVEHKEVPGFVGNRLQAALQREAVSLVQQGVVSPAELDAVVVNSLGPRWATVGPFLGAHLGGGPGGYRHLTSHIGSSMSNLSVGKPDTSPEATERVVEAVEQAYGDKSYEELAEARDRTQLAILSVTGEEK; this is encoded by the coding sequence ATGAAGATCGCCGTCATCGGGGCCGGCACGATCGGCCTGTCGTGGACGAAGCTGTTCGCCGACCACGGCCACGACGTGCGCGTGAGCGACCCGCGTGCCGACCTCGCCGATGTGCTGCGCGAGTTCGACCCGGCGCGGGTGCGTGCGGCGGCCGACCTGGCCGACGCGGTGCGCGACGCGGACGTGGTGCAGGAGAACGGGCCCGAGAACCTGGAGTTCAAGAAGGACCTGTTCGCCACCCTCGTCGAGCAGGCACCGCGGCACGCCCTGTTGCTCAGCTCCTCGAGCGCGATCCCCGCCGGCGCGTTCGCGCCGGCGGACGGTGAGCGCGTGCTGATCGGGCACCCGTTCAACCCGCCGCACGTGCTCCCGCTGGTCGAGGTCGTGCCCAGTGAGCGCACGTCCGAGGACTCCGTCCGCCGTGCGGTCGAGTTCTACCGCTCGCTGGGCCGGACTCCGGTGGTGGAGCACAAGGAGGTGCCCGGCTTCGTCGGCAACCGCCTCCAGGCCGCGTTGCAGCGTGAGGCGGTTTCCCTGGTACAGCAAGGAGTCGTGAGCCCGGCCGAGCTGGACGCAGTGGTCGTCAACTCGCTCGGCCCGCGGTGGGCGACTGTCGGCCCGTTCCTGGGCGCGCACCTGGGCGGCGGCCCCGGCGGCTACCGCCACCTCACCAGTCACATCGGGTCGTCGATGAGCAACCTGTCGGTTGGCAAGCCCGACACCAGCCCGGAAGCGACCGAACGCGTCGTCGAGGCCGTCGAGCAGGCGTACGGCGACAAGTCGTACGAGGAGCTCGCCGAAGCCCGCGACCGCACCCAGCTCGCCATCCTTTCCGTGACAGGAGAAGAGAAATGA
- a CDS encoding acyl-CoA dehydrogenase family protein, which produces MTTADFYGYEDLLAEEERKILYRARDFLQAEVQPLVNEYWAKGEFPRELIRKFQELNLAGVAYEGYGDPLPRGSHLLTGMLAMEYSRTDPSVATFFGVHNGLAMYSVYAGGDQEQRDRWLPAMAAMDKIGAFAMTEPLGGSDVAGGMRTTAKREGDTWVLNGAKRWIGNATFADLVIVWARDVDDNKVKGFVVEKGTPGFSPVKIEHKVAFRIVENAEITLTGVRVPEANRLQNINGFRDVAEILRATRGGVAWQALGVMTGAYELALAYAKERKQFGRPIARFQLVQDLLVKSLGNITASWGMLVQLARLQDSGIFRDEQSSLAKAFVTSRMREVVAWCREIFGGNGIVLDYDIARFFADAEAIYSFEGTREMNTLIVGKSITGESAFV; this is translated from the coding sequence ATGACCACTGCCGACTTCTACGGCTACGAGGACCTGCTCGCCGAGGAAGAGCGCAAGATCCTCTACAGGGCACGGGACTTCCTGCAGGCCGAGGTGCAGCCGCTCGTCAACGAGTACTGGGCCAAGGGCGAGTTCCCGCGGGAGCTGATCCGGAAGTTCCAGGAGCTGAACCTGGCGGGCGTGGCCTACGAGGGCTACGGCGACCCGCTGCCGCGCGGGAGCCACCTGCTGACCGGCATGCTCGCGATGGAGTACAGCCGCACCGATCCGTCCGTGGCCACGTTCTTCGGTGTCCACAACGGACTCGCGATGTACAGCGTGTACGCCGGCGGCGACCAGGAGCAGCGCGACCGCTGGCTGCCGGCGATGGCCGCCATGGACAAGATCGGCGCGTTCGCGATGACCGAGCCGCTCGGCGGTTCCGACGTCGCGGGCGGCATGCGCACCACCGCGAAGCGCGAAGGCGACACCTGGGTGCTCAACGGCGCGAAGCGCTGGATCGGCAATGCCACGTTCGCGGACCTGGTGATCGTGTGGGCGCGCGACGTGGACGACAACAAGGTCAAGGGCTTCGTCGTCGAGAAGGGCACGCCCGGGTTCTCCCCGGTCAAGATCGAGCACAAGGTCGCGTTCCGGATCGTGGAGAACGCCGAGATCACGCTCACCGGCGTGCGGGTGCCCGAGGCCAACCGGCTGCAGAACATCAACGGCTTCCGGGACGTCGCCGAGATCCTCCGCGCCACTCGCGGCGGCGTGGCCTGGCAGGCGCTCGGCGTGATGACCGGCGCCTACGAGCTCGCGCTCGCCTATGCCAAGGAGCGCAAGCAGTTCGGCCGTCCGATCGCGAGGTTCCAGCTCGTGCAGGACCTGCTGGTGAAGAGCCTCGGTAACATCACCGCGTCATGGGGCATGCTGGTGCAGCTGGCCAGGCTGCAGGACTCGGGCATCTTCCGGGACGAGCAGTCGTCGCTGGCGAAGGCGTTCGTCACCTCGCGGATGCGCGAGGTCGTGGCCTGGTGCCGCGAGATCTTCGGCGGCAACGGGATCGTGCTCGACTACGACATCGCCCGCTTCTTCGCGGACGCGGAGGCCATCTACTCCTTCGAGGGCACCCGAGAGATGAACACGCTGATCGTCGGTAAGTCAATAACCGGCGAAAGTGCCTTCGTTTAG
- a CDS encoding PQQ-dependent sugar dehydrogenase, which yields MAALVVTLLATVGLVATPQATAAPAVPSGFVIREQATGQAAYDLTDFGYLPGDGGIITTGKGGKVTWISPAGAVRTLTTLAVNNEGDLGLVGLAVAPDYASTHHVYVVRSVRTSTGTNFRLARWTVTGSPEPTGLGSEQVLLELPMTFNVHGMTGVVAGDDGTLWVSIGDSSEFRHGFYDPRALRALDVDQLYGKILHLTADGAGVAGNPYYQAANPNSARSKVFASGFRSPFRLALDPSSGLPVVGDVGWETWEELDIVQPGRNYAWPCWEGNHQTGYATQFPAECGPVSNQAPIWEYHHGGAVDQGNSVTGGFVYTGKSYPASYQGTYFFGDYQGEKLWTLRYDSTGKLTQAPQNPPWATGIGGPVEFAAAPNGDVVFADLISGNLKRVSYQQGNIAPIAQATSTTNAETRTVAFDGSDSLDYDGDLLTYSWDFGDGTTGSGKTVSHTYAAGASRFTATLTVRDPLGATGTTQLTVAPSNHSPQLTLTPPPSDTYAVGEQISLAATATDAEDGALAVEWTSRELHCPDDTTCHSHPGVGATGSTFTVPFPDHPDTQLLITATVADSAGVTASQTYTASPRQHRLTLSSAVPAALQIPSENNANTAMVTEGVTLDVQAAATASDGASTFTAWADGPTERIRTLKMPATDLTLSAVYATPIEQRYNSDAALRQSLGAPTAPEVSDGGLRYRVYEKGRLYWSQQTGVHEVHGQILAKYLALGGHAKFGAPTTDETTTPDGTGKYNHFVGTPGTGTASVYFTGATGAHGIWGLIRDKWTELRREQGPLGYPTTDEQTTPDGVGRYNHFSKAASIYWTPATGAHGVWGAIRGTWQATGWEAGPAGYPTTDELTTPDGVGRYNHFSKAASIYWSPGTGAHEVYGAIRARWSALGWERSYLGYPRSGEFGFDGGRRNDFQFGYIQWYPNGTVIDHRW from the coding sequence ATGGCCGCCCTGGTCGTCACCCTGTTGGCGACAGTCGGCCTGGTGGCCACGCCGCAGGCGACGGCCGCACCCGCGGTGCCGTCCGGGTTCGTCATCCGCGAGCAGGCGACCGGCCAGGCGGCCTACGACCTGACCGACTTCGGCTACCTGCCCGGCGACGGCGGCATCATCACCACCGGCAAGGGCGGCAAGGTCACCTGGATCTCCCCCGCCGGCGCGGTCCGCACCCTCACCACGCTCGCCGTCAACAACGAGGGCGACCTCGGCCTGGTCGGCCTCGCCGTCGCCCCCGACTACGCGAGCACGCACCACGTCTACGTCGTGCGGTCGGTGCGCACGAGCACCGGCACGAACTTCCGGCTCGCCCGCTGGACGGTCACCGGCTCCCCCGAACCCACCGGCCTCGGCAGCGAGCAGGTCCTGCTCGAACTGCCGATGACCTTCAACGTGCACGGGATGACCGGGGTGGTCGCCGGGGACGACGGGACGCTCTGGGTCTCCATCGGCGACAGCTCCGAGTTCCGCCACGGGTTCTACGACCCACGCGCGCTGCGGGCCCTGGACGTCGACCAGCTCTACGGCAAGATCCTGCACCTCACCGCGGACGGCGCCGGGGTGGCGGGCAACCCCTACTACCAGGCGGCGAACCCGAACTCCGCGCGCAGCAAGGTGTTCGCGAGCGGGTTCCGCAGCCCGTTCCGACTCGCGCTCGACCCGAGCAGCGGTCTGCCGGTCGTCGGCGACGTCGGCTGGGAGACCTGGGAAGAGCTCGACATCGTCCAGCCGGGCCGCAACTACGCCTGGCCCTGCTGGGAGGGCAACCACCAGACCGGGTACGCCACCCAGTTCCCCGCCGAATGCGGGCCGGTGTCGAACCAGGCCCCGATCTGGGAGTACCACCACGGCGGCGCGGTCGACCAGGGCAACAGCGTCACCGGCGGGTTCGTCTACACCGGCAAGAGCTATCCCGCGTCGTACCAGGGCACCTACTTCTTCGGCGACTACCAGGGCGAGAAGCTCTGGACGCTGCGGTACGACAGCACCGGCAAGCTGACCCAGGCGCCGCAGAACCCGCCATGGGCCACCGGGATCGGCGGGCCCGTCGAGTTCGCGGCCGCGCCGAACGGCGACGTGGTGTTCGCGGACCTGATCTCGGGGAACCTGAAGCGGGTCAGCTACCAGCAGGGCAACATCGCGCCGATCGCGCAGGCGACCAGCACGACGAACGCCGAGACCCGGACCGTCGCCTTCGACGGCTCGGACTCGCTGGACTACGACGGCGACCTGCTCACCTACAGCTGGGACTTCGGCGACGGGACGACCGGGAGCGGCAAGACCGTCTCCCACACCTACGCCGCCGGCGCGAGCCGGTTCACCGCGACGCTCACCGTGCGGGACCCGCTCGGCGCGACCGGCACCACGCAGCTGACGGTGGCGCCGTCCAACCACTCCCCGCAGCTGACCCTGACGCCGCCGCCGAGCGACACGTACGCCGTCGGCGAGCAGATCAGCCTGGCGGCGACGGCGACCGACGCCGAGGACGGCGCATTGGCGGTCGAGTGGACCAGCCGTGAGCTGCACTGCCCGGACGACACGACCTGCCACTCGCATCCCGGCGTCGGCGCGACCGGGTCGACGTTCACCGTGCCGTTCCCCGACCACCCCGACACCCAGCTGCTGATCACCGCGACGGTGGCCGACAGCGCGGGCGTCACGGCGAGCCAGACCTACACCGCCTCACCGCGGCAGCACCGGCTCACCCTCAGCTCGGCCGTGCCGGCGGCGCTGCAGATCCCGTCCGAGAACAACGCGAACACCGCGATGGTGACCGAAGGCGTGACGCTCGACGTGCAGGCCGCGGCAACGGCGAGCGACGGCGCTTCGACGTTCACGGCCTGGGCCGACGGGCCCACGGAGCGGATCCGCACCCTGAAGATGCCCGCGACGGACCTGACCCTGTCGGCGGTCTACGCGACGCCGATCGAGCAGCGGTACAACTCCGACGCCGCACTGCGGCAGAGCCTCGGCGCGCCGACCGCGCCCGAGGTGTCCGACGGCGGCCTGCGCTACCGCGTGTACGAGAAGGGCCGCCTGTACTGGTCGCAGCAGACCGGGGTGCACGAGGTGCACGGCCAGATCCTGGCGAAGTACCTCGCGCTCGGCGGGCACGCGAAGTTCGGCGCGCCGACCACCGACGAGACGACCACGCCGGACGGCACCGGCAAGTACAACCACTTCGTCGGCACACCCGGCACGGGCACGGCCTCGGTGTACTTCACCGGAGCCACCGGCGCCCACGGCATCTGGGGCCTGATCCGGGACAAGTGGACCGAGCTGCGCCGGGAGCAGGGCCCGCTGGGCTACCCCACGACCGACGAGCAGACGACGCCGGACGGTGTCGGCCGGTACAACCACTTCAGCAAGGCCGCCTCGATCTACTGGACCCCGGCGACCGGTGCGCACGGTGTCTGGGGCGCCATCCGGGGGACCTGGCAGGCGACGGGCTGGGAGGCGGGTCCCGCGGGCTATCCGACGACCGACGAGCTGACCACGCCGGACGGCGTGGGCCGGTACAACCACTTCAGCAAGGCCGCCTCGATCTATTGGTCGCCCGGCACGGGCGCACACGAGGTCTACGGCGCGATCCGGGCGCGGTGGTCGGCGCTGGGCTGGGAGCGGTCGTACCTCGGCTATCCGCGCTCGGGCGAGTTCGGCTTCGACGGCGGGCGGCGCAACGACTTCCAGTTCGGTTACATCCAGTGGTACCCGAACGGGACGGTGATCGACCACCGCTGGTGA
- a CDS encoding MurR/RpiR family transcriptional regulator — MTPPGSYQELTELLRSRLPKLASGQLRIAHLVLADPEGTAYRGISEAARLAEVHESSVARFANSLGLPGYPAIMELCRVWLAEQAQAARRADDNGHEPPGGMLSATLEQEQTNLTRTFNRLDRTSWLHAVALLAEADEVHVLGLRDSRPIAELLSRQLHARQLGDSLVDEVRELSGVLVAVSVRRYAADTVRAAEYACEHGVRVVALTDNPASPLAEYAHAVLFAETAGVGNFHSLTALAALAQVLAREVALRRGNHGPADDLPHSFGFYYG, encoded by the coding sequence GTGACCCCGCCGGGCAGTTACCAGGAGCTGACCGAGTTGCTCCGCAGCCGGTTGCCGAAACTGGCTTCGGGGCAGCTGCGGATCGCGCACCTGGTGCTGGCCGACCCCGAGGGCACGGCGTACCGTGGCATCTCCGAAGCGGCCCGGCTCGCCGAGGTGCACGAGTCCTCGGTCGCGCGGTTCGCGAACTCCCTCGGCCTGCCCGGCTATCCGGCGATCATGGAGCTGTGCCGGGTCTGGCTCGCCGAGCAGGCGCAAGCCGCCCGCCGTGCCGACGACAACGGCCACGAGCCGCCGGGCGGGATGCTGTCGGCGACGCTCGAACAGGAGCAGACCAATCTGACGCGCACGTTCAACCGGCTCGACCGCACGTCCTGGCTGCACGCCGTCGCGCTGCTCGCGGAGGCCGACGAGGTGCACGTGCTCGGACTCCGTGACAGCAGGCCGATCGCCGAACTGCTGAGCAGGCAACTGCACGCACGGCAGCTCGGCGATTCGCTCGTCGACGAGGTGCGCGAGCTGTCCGGCGTGCTGGTGGCCGTGTCCGTCCGGCGCTACGCCGCCGACACGGTCCGCGCCGCCGAGTACGCCTGCGAGCACGGCGTGCGAGTCGTCGCCCTGACGGACAATCCGGCTTCGCCGCTCGCCGAGTACGCGCACGCCGTGCTCTTCGCCGAGACCGCCGGAGTGGGCAACTTCCATTCCCTCACCGCGCTCGCCGCACTGGCCCAGGTGCTCGCACGGGAGGTCGCCCTCCGGCGTGGGAACCACGGCCCGGCGGACGACCTCCCGCACTCCTTCGGCTTCTACTACGGCTAG
- a CDS encoding zinc-dependent alcohol dehydrogenase family protein, producing MRAVLFEKFGELPEVQAVDDPAPTPDGVVVAVEATGVCRSDWHAWRGHDSDVKLPHIPGHELAGTVVAVGERVRNHRVGERVTVPFVCACGTCPRCASGNQQICDHQFQPGFTGWGSFAEFVALDHADVNLVPLPADLEPVTAAALGCRFGTAYRAVLRQGALQAGEWVTVYGCGGAGLSAVLLAVAAGARVVAVDLSPDALTMAKRLGAEATVHSRNPVDEVRELTEGGAHLSLDCVGLPVTCASSVAGLRKHGRHVQVGLMPPGQGTPPIPMHRVIADELRILGSHGLQAHEYPAMLDFVARSGMDLGQLVGRRIGLDDAPAALAEMDEPVPVRAGVTVVDLPRP from the coding sequence GTGCGTGCCGTGTTGTTCGAGAAGTTCGGGGAGCTGCCCGAGGTCCAGGCGGTCGACGACCCCGCGCCCACGCCGGACGGGGTCGTCGTCGCCGTCGAGGCCACCGGGGTGTGCCGCAGCGACTGGCACGCCTGGCGCGGGCACGACTCCGACGTGAAGCTGCCGCACATCCCCGGGCACGAGCTCGCCGGGACGGTCGTCGCAGTCGGCGAGCGGGTGCGCAACCACCGCGTCGGCGAGCGGGTCACCGTGCCGTTCGTCTGTGCCTGCGGGACCTGCCCCCGGTGTGCGAGCGGCAACCAGCAGATCTGTGACCACCAGTTCCAACCAGGCTTCACCGGCTGGGGGTCCTTCGCCGAGTTCGTGGCCCTCGATCACGCCGACGTCAACCTCGTGCCGCTGCCCGCCGACCTCGAGCCGGTGACCGCAGCCGCGCTCGGCTGCCGGTTCGGCACGGCATACCGCGCCGTGCTCAGGCAGGGCGCTCTCCAGGCCGGTGAGTGGGTCACGGTGTACGGCTGCGGCGGCGCGGGGCTGTCCGCCGTCCTCCTCGCGGTCGCGGCCGGGGCGAGGGTCGTCGCCGTGGATCTCTCGCCCGACGCGCTCACCATGGCGAAACGCCTCGGCGCCGAGGCCACCGTGCACAGCCGCAACCCCGTGGACGAGGTCCGCGAGCTCACCGAGGGCGGCGCACACCTGTCCCTCGACTGCGTCGGCCTGCCCGTGACCTGTGCCTCGTCCGTGGCCGGCCTGCGCAAACACGGTCGCCACGTGCAGGTCGGACTGATGCCGCCCGGCCAGGGCACCCCGCCGATCCCGATGCACCGGGTCATCGCCGACGAGCTGCGCATCCTCGGCAGCCACGGCCTGCAGGCCCACGAGTACCCGGCGATGCTCGACTTCGTGGCACGCTCCGGAATGGACCTCGGCCAGCTGGTCGGACGGCGGATCGGCCTCGACGACGCACCGGCCGCACTGGCCGAAATGGACGAACCCGTCCCCGTCCGGGCGGGTGTCACCGTCGTGGATCTGCCGAGACCGTGA
- a CDS encoding LLM class flavin-dependent oxidoreductase, with amino-acid sequence MTARPFRFGVVGSGTDLATWTDLARRTEDAGYDTLVSPDPQVDLDPFTILSAAAAVTSTLHVGTFVAVDKFRDRRLLDWQSRSLHQFTGGRFELGLGTGRPDAAARVAALGGTFDHRYSHLVETIEFLKKQDDRPPLLLAPGGPKMTALAAREADIATMAWMPRTTEAAAKSIVDGFRAVCDRLDEVELAVNLLAVGDEPAPWLERFIGVGLPELAASGAVTVLPGTPEQGAETLLRWRAELGISYVTVNSGYLAQFARVVALLR; translated from the coding sequence ATGACTGCTCGCCCGTTCCGGTTCGGCGTGGTCGGTAGCGGCACCGACCTCGCCACGTGGACCGACCTCGCCCGCCGCACCGAGGACGCCGGTTACGACACCCTCGTCTCACCCGATCCCCAGGTCGACCTGGACCCGTTCACGATCCTCTCCGCGGCGGCGGCCGTCACCAGCACGCTGCACGTGGGAACCTTCGTCGCGGTGGACAAGTTCCGCGACCGGCGGTTGCTGGACTGGCAGTCGCGATCGCTGCACCAGTTCACCGGTGGACGGTTCGAACTGGGGCTGGGCACCGGCCGTCCCGACGCGGCGGCCCGTGTCGCGGCGCTGGGTGGCACGTTCGACCATCGGTACTCGCATCTGGTCGAGACCATAGAGTTCCTGAAGAAGCAGGACGACCGGCCGCCGTTGCTACTCGCCCCGGGCGGCCCGAAAATGACGGCGCTGGCCGCCCGCGAGGCGGACATCGCGACGATGGCGTGGATGCCGCGCACCACCGAGGCGGCGGCGAAGTCCATTGTGGATGGTTTCCGTGCGGTGTGTGACAGGCTGGACGAAGTGGAGCTGGCCGTGAACCTCCTCGCCGTCGGCGACGAGCCCGCACCGTGGTTGGAGCGGTTCATCGGGGTGGGCCTGCCGGAACTGGCCGCGAGCGGTGCGGTGACGGTACTGCCGGGCACGCCGGAGCAGGGCGCGGAGACGTTGCTGCGGTGGCGGGCGGAGCTGGGGATCTCGTACGTGACGGTGAACTCGGGTTACCTGGCGCAGTTCGCCAGGGTGGTGGCTTTGCTGCGGTAG
- a CDS encoding metal-dependent transcriptional regulator, with protein MPDSPSRSSSSSTEDYIRVIYGLVERGEAVTNTTLAARLEVSPSSASGMVTKLSQQGLVEHVPYRGIELTPAGRLLARGVLRRHRLIETYLVQELGYTWDEVHGEADALEHAVSDRLVERISAKLGHPVRDPHGDPIPAADGSVEELPTRLLDELEPGAVGQIVRVWDTDPNMLRYLADHAIGIGERIEVVERQPFGGSLVVKVGPARDATTHALGKEIAQALSVAVH; from the coding sequence ATGCCGGACAGTCCCAGCCGCTCGTCGTCGTCCTCCACCGAGGACTACATCCGGGTGATCTACGGCCTGGTGGAGCGCGGTGAGGCGGTCACGAACACGACGCTGGCCGCGCGGCTGGAGGTCAGTCCGTCCTCGGCGTCGGGCATGGTCACCAAGCTCTCGCAGCAGGGGCTGGTCGAGCACGTGCCGTACCGAGGCATCGAACTGACCCCCGCCGGACGGCTGCTCGCGCGGGGCGTGCTGCGACGCCACCGGCTCATCGAGACCTACCTGGTGCAGGAGCTGGGCTACACCTGGGACGAGGTGCACGGCGAGGCCGACGCGCTCGAGCACGCCGTCTCCGACCGGCTGGTCGAGCGCATCTCCGCGAAGCTCGGGCATCCGGTGCGCGACCCGCACGGCGACCCGATCCCGGCGGCCGACGGGAGCGTCGAGGAGCTGCCGACGCGGCTGCTGGACGAGCTGGAGCCGGGCGCGGTGGGGCAGATCGTGCGGGTGTGGGACACCGACCCCAACATGCTGCGGTACCTGGCCGACCACGCGATCGGCATCGGCGAGCGGATCGAGGTGGTCGAGCGGCAGCCGTTCGGCGGGTCGCTCGTGGTGAAGGTGGGGCCTGCCCGGGACGCCACCACGCATGCGCTGGGCAAGGAGATCGCGCAGGCGCTGAGCGTCGCCGTACATTGA
- a CDS encoding GNAT family N-acetyltransferase: MPVRDAEVADIEEICALIEEHARFEGNDSLVLDRVEMTKHLFGPEPKAWVLVASPPGEPGAVAGLAFCSWNFSTWEGQPGIWLDDLYIRPEHRRHGLGGELLAALRARTTGRVEWDMQEGNDKAAAFYAQLGAEPVPGWIRYRWSPGRG; the protein is encoded by the coding sequence ATGCCCGTCCGTGACGCCGAAGTCGCCGACATCGAGGAGATCTGCGCGCTGATCGAGGAGCACGCCCGCTTCGAGGGCAACGACTCGCTCGTCCTCGACCGCGTCGAGATGACCAAGCACTTGTTCGGCCCGGAGCCGAAGGCGTGGGTGCTCGTCGCCTCGCCGCCCGGCGAGCCCGGCGCCGTCGCGGGCCTGGCGTTCTGCTCGTGGAACTTCTCGACCTGGGAAGGACAGCCGGGCATCTGGCTCGACGACCTCTACATCCGGCCCGAGCACCGGCGGCACGGCCTCGGCGGGGAACTGCTGGCCGCGCTGCGGGCGCGCACCACCGGCCGGGTCGAGTGGGACATGCAGGAGGGCAACGACAAGGCGGCGGCGTTCTACGCGCAGCTCGGGGCCGAGCCGGTGCCGGGCTGGATCCGGTACCGCTGGTCGCCCGGGCGAGGCTGA